In Corylus avellana chromosome ca8, CavTom2PMs-1.0, the genomic stretch ATTTTGATGACAATCTGAATTGACAGCAGCAAAGAAGAGGCTTCAGATTTGAAGCTGCATGGCTGATTAAGCAGGATTTCCATGATGTTGTCCACAATGCATGGTTGGGTGAGCATAATTCTGACATGCCTTCCAATCACATGGGGTGACACAAAGCTTAACCATcttttttttgcagatgatagcttACTCTTTTGCAAAGCCAATTTGATGGAATGGCAGAAAATACAAGAGCTTTTGGGGGTGTATGAGAGTGCGTCGGTACAGAAGATTAATAGAGCCAAAACATCTATCTTCTTTAGCAAGAATACCAAGGAGGCAATTCGTACCCAAATACTTAGCATTTCCGGAGTGAGATCTTCTTCTTGCTTTGAGAAGTACTTGGGCATACCTATCCTTGTGGGTCGATCTCGACAACGCTCTTTTCAAAACATACTAGGGAAAGTGTGATAGAATGAACGGTTGGAAGGAGAGATTCCTGTCACAGGAGGGGAAGGAAATCCTCTTGAAGGCGGTGGTTCAAGCCATCCCAACTTACACGATGAGAGTGTTTAAACTCCCGAAGGTTTTATGCAAAAAGATCAATTCCATGATGGCGAGGCTTTGGTGGGGGTATAAGAAGAACCTATCTAGAATTGCTTTGAAGAGTTAGGAAAAATTGAGCCTACCAAAAGAGAAGGGGGGAATGGGATACAGATATTTGGAGGATTTTAACCGAGCTATGTTAGCAAAGCAAGGTTGGAAATTGCTCCAAAACCCTCAATCGTTGGTGGCACAGATTCTTCGAGAAAAATACTATCCAGGTGCCTCTTTCCTAGATGCAAATCTTGGGCGGACTCCATCGTACACATGGCGGAGTATATGGAACTCTATCCCACTGCTTAAGGAAGGGTTGATGTGAAGGGTGGGGGATAGGCAAAATATTAAGATATGGGGGGATCGTTGGCTCCACTCTCCGCACACTTTCTCAATTCAATCCCCTATTCGGCTACTTCACAGTGAGGAGAAGGTGAGTGCTCTTATTGACAATACAACTAAGTGGTGGAACTACAATTTGATACATGAACTTTTTGCGGACGACGAGGCAGCCAAGATTTGTAGTATAGCAATTTGCCCTGGGAGACAACCGGATCAGGTGGTGTGGTCATGCTCAAAAAACGGGGAATTCTCTGTTCGAAGTGCTTATCATTTAGCAAGATCACTTGAGGGCAGGGGACAAGGGGAATGTTCCAATGAACTTGCAACTATGGATTTCTGGAATAAAGTCTAGAGAACCAAGGGACCACCAGTGGTAAAACTTTTCCTATGGAAGGCATGTAACAACATTTTACCAACTAGAGAAAATTTATCTAGACATCACATGGTTTCTGACTCCCTTTGTCCTATTTGTGGGTTGAAGGTGAAAACCTTGGGCCATATTCTATGGAGCTACGCCTCAGCACAGGATGTTTGGATGGAATGCAACAAAAAATTACATAAGTGTACCAGTGATGTGGCTGACTTTGTAGCAATTTTTGAGAAACTTACTGGTATCTTGGAGAAAGAGGAGGTTCAGCTTTTTGCCACTGTAGCTCACCAAATCTGGTTGCATGGAAACACAGTTGTGCTTGGAGGAGTACTAGAATCACCTACAGTGGTGGTGCAACGGGCGAAAGAGCAAATGAAGGCTTTTGACATGGCTGAGCAGGGGCCGATCCTTGGCCACCCACACATTGCCCAAGCAATCCCTACATGGAAGAAACCTCCTACAAATGTTATCAAAATTAACTAAGATACATTTCTTGATGTGCAGCGGAAACTGGTGGGAATGGGGGTTGTCATCCGGGATCATACTGGCACTTTGTTGGCTTCTTTATGTGCTACAAAGGAGTACATTGCTGACCCAGCTACGGCCGAGGCGTTAGCAGTTTGGAAGGCAGCAGAGCTTAGCCATCGTCTGGGTTTGCAAAATGTGGAGTTCGAAGGGGATTCTTTAGAAGTAGTCAATGGCCTTAACCATGAGAGTCATCGGCTTGGAAGGTATGGACACATGCTGGAAGACGTGCGGAGCATGATGCATAATCTTCAGGAGTGGAAAGTCAATTACGTCCCCCGCCAATGTAATAAAGTGGCCCATTTATTAGCCAAATTAGCTTTATCCATTAGATAGGAAAGTCTATGGACGGATTCATATCCTTCTTGTATCTGTGAGCTTGTGCTCTCCGAACAAGGTTCTTTTTAATTCAATGTAAAGTACtgattctataaaaaaaaaataataataataaaataaaataaaaagtgtgcGGAGCCACGTTAGGGCCTGTGGGGTTGTAGCCCCcacaacttaaaaaatatatatatatatatataagaaaattttttgaaaatagatcctatatatttttcaattaaaataaataaataaataaataacttgaaAGAGAGGCTTGCTTGCTCTTTTGAAaatccgatttttttttttttttagtcactCTAAAGctttttattgaattaattattggtaaccatctttttttctctattgaGTAAATAAGGCAAAAACGATATTTATTTTGGTTGCATTAGCCATCAAGCACTATTTGCTACTTagagaatattataaaatttatataaaattagcatGTAAAAAATTTCGAGAGATACATTTAGTCAAATATGGTTTCAAAGAAATGAAGTGGAGCATGGAGATAGATTACTCATCCAAATCTACTTGTTTCTAGCAGGGGAGCAGTGGAAGAATTTCAAAATGCAAACCGGTCATGTGTTACAAGGAGACAAACCGAGAATGTGGAGTCTCGTACACATTGGACAGCCCCACCTGAAGGTTGGATAAAAGCAAATTGGGATGCTAGTTTGGATGTGGGCAAGGAACGGTTGGGTGTGGGGATTGTATTGCGTGATCACTTGGGAAATGTTGTAGGCTTGTAGCAGCATGCAGTCAGATGAGGGAGGTTGCACCGGATCCTAGTTCGGCTGAAGCTGTTGGAGCTTTCTATGCAGTGTGCTTTTGCCAAGAGTTGGGTATACAAAACCTTATTCTAGAGGGTGATGCCCAAATAGTGATTAATGCAATCTGTTCAACGGAGATTAATATGTCAAGATTTGGACATATAGTAACAGATGTACAGAGAGTCTTACAATCTTTCTGTGGATGGAAGTGCAATTTTGTTCGTCAAGATGGTAATGAAGCGGCCCATTTTCTAGCAAATGTGGCCAAACAGATTTTCATGGATAGAGATTGGATGGGGGAAACCCCATATTGTATCCGTGATGtaattttgaaagagcaatttgcTCCTTCATTGATTTGATATATGACAATGAATTTtcttcgatatatatatatatatatatatatatataacaaggaTCTGCTACATGTACATCTCTACAGAtctaaatatataaaaaaaaaataaataaataaaataaaataaaggaaaatagacccaaaatataaaagaaaaaacatttctcatataataAGCTACTTGCCGAAACTAGTACAACACTTCACAATAATGAAATTTGAGAGTGATGTGCAAATGTTTGTCTTCCATTGAGGTCCCTATTGTattatttgtcttttattttctcaaaaacaaaacaaaggtcaaatataaatactttaaaaaataacaaagcaattttgtcacttttatattacatcaaaacatttttttcaaactaaaaataataaataaataaataatactcatcaaaacacattaacaaagaGAGATATTGCTGCCCTCCCTTAATTTGTTGACCTTAAGGAGAATAAATATAATGGCGTATCCTATTCTAATTATATTCACAACACAAGGCCACTTCCTCAACTAGTTTTCTAATGAAGCATAACATCACTGATTGTCTGATTCCCTATCTCTATCGCCTCCACAACAATCATcacaaatataatataatataggGGCCTTTTTGAGAATCATTTCTCTGTACAAGGGTTtcttttaaaaggaaaaagattttggatatgtttgttattattttgtttaaattatcTCTACGTAATGGTTTGTTTTCTCATACAATTAACAGAGACAGCATGCATGAGTGACGTGTCTTGTGAAACAAACCTAAACAGAACAGGACAGAATCATAATTTCTCATTCCAAgggtcaaatttaatttttttatatatgagcCAAACCTAATTTTAAAGCCTAAGAACACACATATATGTTTGacttgatcaatttttttttttattaagtagcTAGCAGGATGCAGTTACATTTTCACTCAAATTTGTATCCCGACCTCTAAGGGCTTAAAGATAAGGGAGGCAATTCGTTTCGCGTGTCGGGTTCAAATTGTATCGATgaatgagtataagactatataagtcaactataacttaacatatttaattaaacgggtcagatcCCTCAACTCTAACCTgctaattttatgttgggtttttgtcaaactcgtgtcaaaatttgatagCCCTAAATATCACTTGTCATGTTGTATCGAGACATGGACATAAGACAATATAAATCAATCATAactcgacccatttaattaaacgatcCATTTGTATTAAATTTGAACACTGAGTTGAAAAAAGGGGCAGGTCAACAGCTAAAAGAATAGCCAATTGTATATTGGATGAGCATGAAGAAGCGGGTGTAAATATAAAAATCcgaataccacatcaatttggTTCGTTGTTTGAGTAGAATCACATCCAAGACAGGCTCCACTTGCATTTTGTACCGCATGAAGGTTCTGAGCAATTCTTTAGAAATAGTCAGCCTTTTCTCGTCCACCACTTTGAAGCACTGCGGCTTTATCTAAGGAAGGTTCCAATCACACCATTGCTTTGATTGTCACAAAGTAATGTTAAagcaattaaatttactttttttctatcgacttaagtttttgggacaattgataatttaacataatatcaaactCAAAGGTTATGGGATCGAACCTTAATTCTCATCAAATCAtctctcatttaaattaaatatttcttgtGTGCACGTGAGAAAGAGTGTATTatagtaatgattaaatgagtaaatttattcttttttatcgGCTCAGAGCTTCTGAACGAAACAAGTGATGATTTCAATCTCTCCACTGTATTCTTTTAGAAACCTTAAATGGGGTTTGTTTTTGGGATTGTCTTAGCTTAATTATGTGGTCTGGTGGAGGGTTTTCCTTCATTCtgcattaattttatgttggtCTGGTGGAGGTGTCCTCtgcttttttttgttctaataaTCACGCAACATTGACAACTTGGGTCTTCTTTATTGAGGTGGGCAATGACAAATATGCAGCAGTTTAGACTAGTGCTCAGCACAGAACATAAATTTATCCTTCTACTTCAGCCGTTGATTTTGAAACTTGTAATCaactctctctctgtctctctctctctgtttgcCTCTGTTTTCTCTCACACTCCCATATATTTACAATTGTTTCATCTACAgacaatttctctctctccttccctctctttctctctatctctctatatatatatatatagccatgtTAGGGGTTTCTCTAACAAGACTGCGCAAGCGGAAAGCAGTGTTCTATGGGATGGGTTCTCTGTTTCTACTATTTCTTGTGTGTTTCTGCCTTTACTGGCTCATTCACAGCATCTCTGTGGATTCACACAGCACGACAGGGCCTGGAAACATCATTGAAGGCATCGTCTTTGTAAATGGAACAACATCAATCGGAACAATAGATGATGATTTCGTTTGTGCCACTCTGGATTGGTGGCCTCCTGAGAAATGTGACTATGGAACTTGTAGCTGGGGTCAAGCTTCTATACTCAATCTAGTAAGTCCAATATCATCCTTAAcctcctctttttattttatttttttgtaatttctcgGCTTTGTCATCATTCAAGTTTGGTTTACCTCCGGTGAAAAAATAACTAAAGTTCTTCACGAATCTTGTAATCTttaccgttttttttttttttcggttttaTTGGAGACGAAGCAAACAAAACTCATATTGTTCATATAAGAATTGGTCTTTATCATTCTCTTTACTAGTTCTTCCTTTCTTTGACCAAATAGGTTTTTCTAGGGAGGCAATTGCTACCCTAAAAATTTTAGATTCAAACACAAGTAAcgatatttagtaaactgttggAAGActgtaatatatttttatgatatAACAGTAAAAAACAGTTATTTTATCAacgttaataaaaaaaattaataaatttttactgTTACGTCATCTCAACTATACAAATCATCTTAGTAGGTTACTGAAAATAGTACTactcaaaaaagacaaaatgtCATAGTGAGTACTGTTGGGAGAACGTGGATGTCACTAATCCACCAATTAAGAATGGCTGGGACTAAAAGTGACTTCCACGGAGACTTTTCATAGTCAATTTAATAGAGTAATAAATTGACCATGAGAAGTCTTCGTGGCTAACTCTCAAAGAGTAAATAAATACCCCACTTCCCTCTCTCCTTTAaattgcattatatatataataaaacatagataattaaaaaaaaaaaaaaattagctcaTACAAACTtacatatattttcaaaatacgtgattctcatttatatttttaataaaattaatgttatttttaaaacatgtgTAAGAATCACGTGCATTAAAAACATACGTCAATATAATAAAATggattaaaataattttcattgacCCAGTTCGAAATAaaattgtcttttcttttttctttttttttttggtttttttgttcttattctAATTTGTGTCATGTTTTGTTTTGGTAGGACCTTAACAACACAATACTAAAGAATGCGATCAAAGGTAAAGTAGTCACTTCAcgtaaacttaaaaaaataataataataataacaaataaataaatactccTACTTATATATATGGGGTTCGATTGTATTATTTGCAGCATTTTCTCCCCTAAAACTTAGGGTAGGGGGCACCTTACAAGACAAAGTGATATACGAAAGAGAAGGCAATCCGGAACCCTGCAGCCCATTTGTCAAAAATAGCTCTGAGTTTTTAGGCTTCTCTCAAGGCTGTTTGCCTCTCTCTCGCTGGGACCAACTCAACATTTTCTTCAACAAAACCGGGTAAAACTGATATCTGTTTTCATAGGCTCGGTTAAAAATGCACGTGAAGATTACACGCTCTAAGGACTGATGTCAATCTAATAAACCAGCATCTGTTTTCACATGCTTTgttaaaaaatgcatgtgagattCGTACACTCTGAGGACAGATGCCAATCTAATAAACTGACATCCGTTTTCACATGCTCAGTTAAAATTGCATGTAAGAATCACGTGCTCTAAAAACATATGGcaatttaatagattgggttgaaaaaattctttcccagtttggaagaaaattctTTGTGCTTTTCCTTCAAGAAATTCGTTTTGTTAAGATGAGCAGTTTTGAAATCCAGGGCAGTTGTTGTTTTTGGCCTGAATGAACTAAGAGGAAAGACTATAGATTCCCAAGGTGCTGTAGGAGTTTGGAATTCCAGTGATGCTGAGTCTCTTATACGATATACTGTCAGCAAGGGATATACCATTCATGGTTGGGAGCTTGGTAAGAACTCTTATGCACATATTGAgttaactggtaatttaatataatatcataaTAGACAGACGTCTTGAGTTCACACTTTAACTATCATTTTCAATATattatcttttcaaatttagagTTAGTTTGGATTAACGATTTCAAAAcgttcattttttaaaaacacaattaagcgttttgtaaaatcacaatttttgtcTTGCAAAATCACAGTGCCGAACACATTCTTGTCGTCGAAGGTTTCATAATgcccatatatataaaattgtggTTCCTTTTTCAGGAAATGAAGTGAGTGGAGGTGGAGTTGGAACTAGGGTTTCATCAGATCAGTATGCAGCCGACCTAAACTCTCTCCAAAAGATAGTGGACGATATTTATGCTGGTTTTGAAGTAAAACCCCAAGTGATAGCACCAGGAGGTTTCTTTGACGCAAACTGGTTCACAGCATTCATAGAGAAAACACCTAAAACTCTTCAAGTTGTTACCCACCATATTTACAGCCTTGGTCCAGGTAAATCACCATTATCTCAAAACACctaattttttacatgatttaCAACTTTGACAcgaacccaacatgaaattagcgaGTTAAGATTGAAGagttcaacccatttaattaaattcacCGAGTTATAGTaaacctatatagttttatatccATATTTCAACACGACCCGtaaatatttcatgttttaACCTTGTTAACCAGTACTCTTTCTAGACGAGCATTTTTACTCATAATATTTGTTTCTGTTCTCTCAAATATAGGCAGTAATGATCACCTTATTGAGGAGATCCTCAATCCATCTACACTTGACAGCATATCCAATACTTTTGGAAGACTTCAAAGCATTCTGAAGAGTACTGGGACTCAAGCAGTTGCATGGGTTGGGGAAGCAGGGGGGGCTTATAATAGTGGCCATAATCTTGTCACTAATgcatttgtttttagtttctggTAATTACTTTGCTAATTACTTTCTCTataactcttttctttcatgattttaatctctcttttttccccTGTTTTTGATAgtaatctttattatttttcattgaatATACAACCAGGTATTTGGACCAGCTTGGAATGGCATCATCTTTTGATACCAAAACATACTGTAGACAAACATTGATTGGTGGAAACTATGGCCTACTCGACACTTCCACCTTTGCTCCAAATCCTGATTACTACAGGTTATTCTTCAAATTTTGGGTTGAACAAAATCTTTCTCCATTCTAGCATTAGTAATTCGTGTTTACATTTCGGCTTCAGGTCGTGTTGAAGCATTAGTAGAAAAATAGATAGGCCTCTGATTAtctaattaaacaaatcaaacatttaattaaGTTGGATTCGTGTCAAATTCgcatcgtgtcaaaaattgtcaactaTAATGTCGAGTTTAGATCGTGTCAAaacatgagtataaaattatataagtcaactctaaCTCAATCAGTTTATTTAAACGGGTCAGACCTCTCATTCTTAACATACTAATTTTGTATCGGACTCAGAGGGGAGGTCGTGTTAAAAATTACCGGCCCTATTTAATATACTAGATTGATAAAATCTTCGTCGACtcaatttagaagaaaattttgttaggattttatttaaaGAGCTAATAAATAACTGTTCTATTTCAGTGCCCTTCTTTTTCACCGCTTAATGGGAAACAATGTTCTGCCCACAAGCTTCTCGGGAACAAGTAAAATACGCGCTTATGCTCACTGTTCAAAGAAAACGGTTAGTACAATCTACAGCTagcagaaaaaaataataataataattaaaaaaaaaaattgttgattcaTTGAGTTTCCATTGCTGCATGTGCAGCAAGGAATCACGTTGCTTCTGATCAACCTAGATGGTAACAGTACATTTCACGTGCGTGTGTCGACTGAAAATGCTAGCAGCAGCCTCATGACTTCAACTACACCAGAAAATCGAAGTCCAAGAACAAAATTTGCTGTAAATCGTAAGGTTACAAGAGAAGAATACCACTTGACAGCAAAAGATGGGGATTTACACAGTCGAACAATGCTTCTAAATGGGAAAACACTTGGTGTAGATTCAAATGGGGATATTCCACCCTTGGAACCAATACATGTAAATGAATCAGATCCAATAGCTATTGCTCCTTTCTCTATTGTATTTGCTCAAATACCTTATATTAACTTCTCTGCCTGTAAGTAAATTGATCAAATCCCACTTTCAAGTATACCAACAAGATGTGAAAAATTCGTGCATTCTTTTTAATCTTATTCTCTAAGATGaagaaacccaaaaatgaaATGTTTACATGTTCATTGAGAAGAGAGATTTACAGGGGGGAGTTGtgtttgtttcgatgtaaaatgcATCAatgaaaaattgtgtttttttttttaatatctacCCACAATTGAACATATTCCTTAAATGCCTGGGAGAAAAACTGCATACACCCAAATCTTACACACAGCATCACaataattagttaaaaaatGCAAACCTAGAAGCCGTTCAAGTTGCCGTCACCTGCTGCTCTTGAAGTGCGAGTGGAACAGCGGGTCTCCAAGTAGTACCTTCACCGCTGTCCATAAGAGCAATTCCAACGGCAGCTAAATCTTTCCTAATTGAATCAGATTTTTCATACTCCTTGTTCCTTCTTGCTGTGGtcctttcttctatttttttcaagaCTTGGTCTTCTGTCAACTTAGCACGCTTCAAAGCCTTTTCCCTCAGCTGCTGCAAAACCTGTAGCAAAAGAAAGTAAATCTTAACTATAAAATACGCAAACAGCTAACATTAGCAATATATGAGGAACATCACGTCCCAAACCATTCATATATTTGAGATCATTTAAAAAGAAGTGTGAAATAGTTGAGAAATAGAACGAGTAAACATTGTCATAATGAAACAGAGAGCAGTCTCCTAACATGAATCTTCTGTACCTCTGAGTAACTTGTAGGCATCAATCCTAAAACAGTCAGAACATTCCTGATTATCCTTTCCAAAGCTGCAAGAGATTCCATTCGCAAATCTTGCTTCTTCCCCTGCTAGGATCATTCAGTTACACAGGATACAACGCAAGAGAAGTAGGAATCATATCATACCAATATCAAGAAATAAGCACATCAATAATACTGCAGGGAGAAGCAACAGAGTAAAGAATCTCAATAAGGAATGAAATTTACTGCAAAAATTATGGCGGCAATTTGGCGGGGTCCAAATAAGACCCTTAAATTGGTCACGAACAAGTTAGGTTCTCAGGTTGAAATCATGGACATGGGATTCAGGTTCGATTGTCAACTCAAATTAAGTTATTAACAATGCTTGAAACCCTCACTTCTGTCTAATGTCAAACCAACTCAAACTTATTTTCATGCCAAAATACAAACCAATATCACATCCTGTGAGTTTCTTCCAAGACGTACACAATACAATCAATCAAAATGAAATAAGCATAACAAAGTTGCATATTGATACCAATAAACATGTGTAAATGAAATACAATACCTTACGGGTATGTAGGAGATCATTGATGGTCTTTAATGGGTCAGATATTGCAGCCATAACAACAGAAGTATGAAGATCATCTGACATAGAGGCCtcaaaaatgttttggaagttATTGACGCAATTTGCAGTATCAGGTGGGATCAAATCCACTCGAATGGCCACCTCATTTGGACTTAGAACATTCTCACAATCATGCAACGTCTGCAGTCAATTAGATCTCATGAAGATGAAAAGCAGtagaaagtgtgattttaacaAGAAACCATCAGAAAACATGTGACATGTGAAATCTGTCTATgagattatttattattaaagtaTTCTTCGTCTCATTTGTCTTAAATCTACAGTGTTGGGAAATTCAAGAAAAGAATCTCATTTGTCTCAAATCTAAAGTGCTGGGAAATTCAAGAAGAGCAtaacattttctcaaaataagttGAAATGCTGCATTGCATCACCGGAAACTAAACCCAAGGAATCCCTAAAAAGTAATGGTGTCTTTCATCAAGGACCAATCAGACTAATAACCACAGCAGATTGGTCCAAATAAAGAGTTTGACtcaaaattgaaggaaaataatgaataaaaaaataaatgtgatCAACAACGTCGGGGTGATTCaccctgagagagagagagagagagagagagaataaatgTGATCAACAACGTCGGGGTGATTCaccctgagagagagagagagagagagagagagaggatgggGGTGGGTTCTTCTTGTTGAAAGGCAATCAGATCTTCGGTACCTGATAGATGTAGAAAATACGATCTGAAGCACTTTCAAGCTGTCCATCAGAGTAGTTGATTGGAGATCGGTAGTGGGTCCCCATCAAGAAAAGTCTCAAGGCCAGTGGATGGTAGAGGTCTATAACCTGTGAAAACATTAATTCTTACACAATAGGGATGATTCCAAAATTGACGCTAATGCAAAAACCGAAGGACTCAAAGAAGATGATAAAGTCAGTTGTcataacataaaacaaatatagGAAAACAATTGATTGCTCTAAACCAGATAGAATCCTTTACCTGCCGAATTGTAAAGAAGTTTCCAAGGGATTTGGACATTTTCTCAGAGTCAACGGTTACAAAGCCGTTGTGTATCCAGTAGCTTATATTGCTCTGTTTACATGCAGCACAACTCTGAGCAATTTCGTTTTCGTGGTGGGGAAACACAAGGTCCATTCCGCCACCATGTATGTCAAAAGAGTAACCAAGATAAGCAGCACTCATGGCACTACACTCAATATGCCATCCAGGTCTTCCAAGACCCCATGGGCTCTCCCAACATGGCTCTCCCTCCTTTGCAGCCTGCAAAATATTATGAACTCTTATAAACTTTCAACTAATTCTGAACTGAAGCTTGGATGCAAACATGATAAAGAATAAAGTTAACCAGCTTCTATCCATTCGCCTCTAGTATTGAAGATAACAGAGAAGTCAGGCTAAATACACAAACCAAATGATATTACAAGGGGAATGGATCAATCAGAACAATAACCGATGTGGAGAGCAGCAGTGAAGATTTGCCAATaccaaaaaatgtcaaaatttaCCAACAAATTTTCATATATCTAGTCTATTTCCTATAGAATCATTTAGTTACAGAAACTTAGTgcatttcacattaaaaaatctttaaatcaaaatttattgtCTTGATCACATGCAACATAGATGTAGACCTCCAAGTCAACCAGTATTCACAACATGTTACATGTGTGAGTGCATCATCAAACCACACATAAACATGTATGtgcacacacgcacacacatgCACAAATATGAAATCTACAAACCCGACTCCCTTACAGATCTGCTAAGAGTAAGCATAAAAGGTCAGATTTATCAATTctaatttttcaataatttgtaTTCATCATGCACGCGCTTTTTCCATAATTGTAACGGACACTTACCTTCCATAAAGCAAAATCAGCAGGATTTTTCTTCCTTGAGTCCACAGCAACCCGCTCACCAGCTCGATTATCTTCTAAATTTCGCCCAGATAATCGTCCATATTCAGGAAACTTGTCTACATTGAAGTACACGTCCCCATCAACGCTGTAGGCATACCCATTATCAAGAATCTGCCAAGAAGTGTGTCaatgaattaaaattaacatatCTAATATTTCAAGGAAAAGCATCCAAGAATGCAAGAGGACTATATAACAGATACAAATACACTCCTTgaaatcaaaagataatttaGAGGAAAGTGTGTGAAGTTACTGCAGAATACATTCATATTACCATTATACTAACAAGTCAATAACATGTAGAACCGTGAGACAATAGATAATTTAATCAACGGTCTCAAGGTTAATGCAGAATCTGTACATTTTATGATAATGCTACAAAAAGGGGTCAAAATCAAAAAGGCACCTGCTTGATCATGTCAATGATTTGGGGCATGTGATCTGATACTCGCGGTTCAACAGAAGGTGGCAGGCAA encodes the following:
- the LOC132191143 gene encoding cysteine--tRNA ligase, chloroplastic/mitochondrial isoform X3, with the protein product MSLLMFSTGRYLRHLGCEVRYVRNFTDVDDKIIARANKLGEDPISLSRRYCEEFRQDMIYLHCLPPSVEPRVSDHMPQIIDMIKQILDNGYAYSVDGDVYFNVDKFPEYGRLSGRNLEDNRAGERVAVDSRKKNPADFALWKAAKEGEPCWESPWGLGRPGWHIECSAMSAAYLGYSFDIHGGGMDLVFPHHENEIAQSCAACKQSNISYWIHNGFVTVDSEKMSKSLGNFFTIRQVIDLYHPLALRLFLMGTHYRSPINYSDGQLESASDRIFYIYQTLHDCENVLSPNEVAIRVDLIPPDTANCVNNFQNIFEASMSDDLHTSVVMAAISDPLKTINDLLHTRKGKKQDLRMESLAALERIIRNVLTVLGLMPTSYSEVLQQLREKALKRAKLTEDQVLKKIEERTTARRNKEYEKSDSIRKDLAAVGIALMDSGEGTTWRPAVPLALQEQQVTAT
- the LOC132191144 gene encoding heparanase-like protein 3; this translates as MLGVSLTRLRKRKAVFYGMGSLFLLFLVCFCLYWLIHSISVDSHSTTGPGNIIEGIVFVNGTTSIGTIDDDFVCATLDWWPPEKCDYGTCSWGQASILNLDLNNTILKNAIKAFSPLKLRVGGTLQDKVIYEREGNPEPCSPFVKNSSEFLGFSQGCLPLSRWDQLNIFFNKTGAVVVFGLNELRGKTIDSQGAVGVWNSSDAESLIRYTVSKGYTIHGWELGNEVSGGGVGTRVSSDQYAADLNSLQKIVDDIYAGFEVKPQVIAPGGFFDANWFTAFIEKTPKTLQVVTHHIYSLGPGSNDHLIEEILNPSTLDSISNTFGRLQSILKSTGTQAVAWVGEAGGAYNSGHNLVTNAFVFSFWYLDQLGMASSFDTKTYCRQTLIGGNYGLLDTSTFAPNPDYYSALLFHRLMGNNVLPTSFSGTSKIRAYAHCSKKTQGITLLLINLDGNSTFHVRVSTENASSSLMTSTTPENRSPRTKFAVNRKVTREEYHLTAKDGDLHSRTMLLNGKTLGVDSNGDIPPLEPIHVNESDPIAIAPFSIVFAQIPYINFSACK
- the LOC132191143 gene encoding cysteine--tRNA ligase, chloroplastic/mitochondrial isoform X1, producing MATLLKFYRPFFPIRFPNSVRTIRLTSHHSHTLFFKPKPKKSSLIRCTRLSSLSSPQPSVPSSSTELWLYNTMSKKKQVFKPKVEGLVGMYVCGVTAYDLSHIGHARVYVTFDVLYRYLRHLGCEVRYVRNFTDVDDKIIARANKLGEDPISLSRRYCEEFRQDMIYLHCLPPSVEPRVSDHMPQIIDMIKQILDNGYAYSVDGDVYFNVDKFPEYGRLSGRNLEDNRAGERVAVDSRKKNPADFALWKAAKEGEPCWESPWGLGRPGWHIECSAMSAAYLGYSFDIHGGGMDLVFPHHENEIAQSCAACKQSNISYWIHNGFVTVDSEKMSKSLGNFFTIRQVIDLYHPLALRLFLMGTHYRSPINYSDGQLESASDRIFYIYQTLHDCENVLSPNEVAIRVDLIPPDTANCVNNFQNIFEASMSDDLHTSVVMAAISDPLKTINDLLHTRKGKKQDLRMESLAALERIIRNVLTVLGLMPTSYSEVLQQLREKALKRAKLTEDQVLKKIEERTTARRNKEYEKSDSIRKDLAAVGIALMDSGEGTTWRPAVPLALQEQQVTAT
- the LOC132191143 gene encoding cysteine--tRNA ligase, chloroplastic/mitochondrial isoform X2, with the protein product MSLLMFSTDILGIWGVKSVMFGISPMWTTSSSCVNQIIARANKLGEDPISLSRRYCEEFRQDMIYLHCLPPSVEPRVSDHMPQIIDMIKQILDNGYAYSVDGDVYFNVDKFPEYGRLSGRNLEDNRAGERVAVDSRKKNPADFALWKAAKEGEPCWESPWGLGRPGWHIECSAMSAAYLGYSFDIHGGGMDLVFPHHENEIAQSCAACKQSNISYWIHNGFVTVDSEKMSKSLGNFFTIRQVIDLYHPLALRLFLMGTHYRSPINYSDGQLESASDRIFYIYQTLHDCENVLSPNEVAIRVDLIPPDTANCVNNFQNIFEASMSDDLHTSVVMAAISDPLKTINDLLHTRKGKKQDLRMESLAALERIIRNVLTVLGLMPTSYSEVLQQLREKALKRAKLTEDQVLKKIEERTTARRNKEYEKSDSIRKDLAAVGIALMDSGEGTTWRPAVPLALQEQQVTAT